One Phocaeicola dorei genomic region harbors:
- a CDS encoding outer membrane beta-barrel family protein: protein MRPDGYLKTAWIMTILFSIILPLHSQTPRQFSIELKDKPLPAALKLIEKEGGKNIIFSYNETESYRVTASIRQKTELEAIGTVLNGTPFICKEREEYFVIQKKGKNVPTTEIRGQVTNEKNEPLPYSNVLLLTPGDSTFVNGCVTREDGSFLMIAEEGRPYLIRVSYIGYKTEVQPYHPTPTFHLLPDTQLMQEVTISARRPMIEVGPNGLKANVAGTSLARMGSAAEMLPHLPFVTGRNGEYNVMGCGSPVIYINNKKVRDITELERIRANEILSAEVITTPGAEYASDVAAVIRLHTIRRRGQGLSGHFNTTYSQGHSANANEYMALNYRTGGLDLFVKGYLAQQNSYGKTTNMNRIKGSAIWQTNKNDVQTHKSQRFSGELGFNYEPDEHHSFGLRYMPETGIGNADRNSSGRTVTRRNDEETDRINFTTAEQTHTGWDHAANAYYAGELGKWNIDFNADYLFKRSHSDQNAINNDDATVQADSRMRSSLYAAKLVVSAPLWNGRFSFGTEETFTNRHDIFTQNGFSADADDHIKQSVYAAFADYSKSIRHWKLNMGIRYEHQQTDYYEKGIKIDAQSPTYNDIIPVLAASWSHNGKSFSLSYRLRKNNPDYSLLTNSIRYRSKYEYSQGNPLLKTQKTHRFSASTSWNWLYFSAYFSRILNMYTNIIMPYKEDTHPGVLLFATQTIPTTHNYGISLNASPKLGYWEPQLNVNMAFLDMNANKIGITERRNQPRFYISLDNNFNLPKGWFFNIEGYLSTASRQGFFVTRTEGQISARLSKSFLNETLNIALTANDILHTGYYHFNLYGINAYMENRIYRDFQRFGLQVSYKFNATKSKYKGTGAGQSEKNRL, encoded by the coding sequence ATGAGACCAGACGGCTATTTGAAAACAGCGTGGATCATGACCATATTATTCAGCATCATCCTTCCGCTTCATTCACAAACACCCCGGCAATTCTCTATAGAATTAAAGGACAAACCACTTCCCGCTGCCCTTAAACTAATCGAAAAGGAAGGTGGAAAGAATATTATCTTCTCCTATAACGAAACTGAAAGTTACCGGGTTACAGCCTCCATCCGGCAAAAAACTGAACTTGAAGCCATCGGCACTGTCCTGAACGGCACTCCTTTCATTTGCAAAGAACGGGAAGAATACTTCGTCATACAGAAAAAGGGAAAGAATGTACCCACCACCGAAATACGAGGACAAGTAACCAATGAAAAGAATGAACCGCTGCCCTACTCCAATGTACTCTTATTGACCCCCGGCGATTCCACCTTTGTAAACGGATGTGTCACCCGTGAAGACGGAAGTTTCCTGATGATAGCGGAAGAAGGGAGACCTTACTTGATACGGGTTTCTTACATAGGCTATAAGACAGAAGTGCAACCTTACCACCCTACTCCTACGTTTCACCTGCTTCCCGACACCCAACTGATGCAGGAAGTCACCATCAGCGCCCGACGCCCCATGATAGAAGTGGGTCCCAACGGACTAAAAGCCAACGTGGCAGGAACTTCCCTGGCCCGAATGGGGTCTGCCGCAGAAATGTTGCCCCATCTTCCTTTCGTCACCGGCCGTAACGGCGAATACAATGTAATGGGATGTGGTTCTCCTGTAATCTATATAAATAATAAGAAGGTACGCGACATTACAGAACTGGAGCGTATCCGAGCCAACGAAATCTTATCCGCGGAAGTCATCACCACTCCCGGAGCCGAATATGCCTCGGACGTAGCAGCCGTCATCCGCCTCCACACCATCCGCCGGCGCGGACAAGGGTTGAGCGGCCATTTCAATACGACTTATTCACAAGGACATTCTGCCAACGCCAACGAATATATGGCATTAAATTATCGCACCGGCGGTCTGGATCTCTTTGTAAAAGGCTATCTGGCACAACAAAACTCGTATGGAAAAACCACAAATATGAACCGCATCAAGGGTTCCGCCATTTGGCAAACCAACAAAAATGATGTGCAAACCCATAAGAGCCAACGTTTTTCCGGTGAGCTGGGATTCAATTATGAACCGGATGAACACCATTCTTTCGGTCTGCGCTATATGCCCGAAACCGGAATAGGGAATGCAGACAGAAATTCATCCGGTAGAACCGTCACCAGACGTAACGATGAAGAAACCGACCGGATAAACTTTACTACAGCAGAACAAACACATACAGGTTGGGATCACGCGGCAAACGCCTACTACGCAGGAGAACTGGGCAAATGGAATATTGACTTCAACGCCGATTATCTATTCAAACGCTCGCATTCCGACCAGAACGCCATTAATAATGACGATGCAACCGTGCAAGCAGACAGTCGTATGCGCAGCTCCCTCTATGCCGCCAAGCTGGTAGTCAGTGCCCCTTTATGGAACGGACGTTTTTCATTCGGTACGGAAGAAACTTTTACCAACCGCCATGATATCTTTACCCAAAACGGTTTCTCTGCCGATGCCGACGACCACATCAAACAATCCGTATATGCCGCATTTGCTGACTATTCAAAATCCATCCGCCATTGGAAACTGAATATGGGAATACGTTATGAACATCAACAAACAGATTATTATGAAAAAGGAATAAAGATAGATGCACAAAGCCCTACCTATAATGATATTATTCCTGTATTGGCCGCCAGTTGGTCACACAATGGCAAAAGTTTCAGCCTCTCTTACCGGTTAAGGAAAAATAATCCCGACTATAGTTTATTGACCAATTCCATCCGCTATCGCAGCAAATATGAGTATTCTCAAGGAAACCCTTTGCTGAAAACACAAAAGACGCACCGTTTTTCGGCCAGTACCTCTTGGAATTGGCTCTATTTCTCAGCCTATTTCAGCCGTATTCTCAATATGTATACCAATATAATTATGCCATACAAGGAAGATACACATCCGGGCGTCCTCTTATTTGCCACACAGACCATTCCTACAACCCATAATTACGGCATTAGTCTCAACGCCTCTCCCAAGCTAGGGTATTGGGAACCGCAACTCAATGTGAATATGGCTTTTTTGGATATGAATGCGAATAAAATAGGAATCACCGAACGCCGGAACCAACCCCGTTTCTATATCAGTCTGGACAACAACTTCAACCTTCCCAAAGGCTGGTTCTTCAATATAGAAGGATATCTCTCCACCGCTTCCCGGCAAGGATTTTTTGTAACGCGCACGGAAGGACAAATCAGTGCACGCTTATCCAAATCATTTTTAAATGAAACATTAAACATAGCACTTACCGCCAATGACATTCTTCATACCGGTTACTATCATTTCAATTTATACGGCATAAACGCTTATATGGAAAATCGGATTTACCGCGACTTCCAACGCTTCGGCCTCCAAGTATCCTATAAATTCAATGCAACCAAGAGCAAATATAAAGGAACCGGAGCCGGACAAAGCGAAAAGAATCGTCTGTAA